One genomic segment of Salminus brasiliensis chromosome 6, fSalBra1.hap2, whole genome shotgun sequence includes these proteins:
- the rnf11b gene encoding RING finger protein 11b: MGNCLKSPTSDDISLLHESQSDRASFGDGTDPEQEPPPPYEEQIHVPVYHPTPSQARLATQLTEEEQVRIAQRIGLIQHLPKGVFDPGSDGTEKKIRECVICMLDFVYGDPIRFLPCMHIYHMDCIDDWLMRSFTCPSCMEPVDAALLSSYETN; this comes from the exons ATGGGCAACTGTCTGAAGTCTCCTACTTCGGATGATATCTCTTTACTCCATGAATCGCAGTCAGACAGAGCTAGTTTTGGCGACGGCACTGATCCAGAGCAGGAACCGCCACCCCCGTATGAG GAGCAGATCCATGTGCCTGTCTACCACCCCACACCAAGTCAGGCTCGGTTGGCCACGCAGCTGACTGAGGAGGAGCAAGTGCGCATTGCCCAGCGAATCGGCCTCATCCAGCACCTGCCTAAAGGAGTGTTTGATCCCGGTAGTGATGGCACTGAGAAGAAGATTCGAGA ATGTGTGATCTGCATGCTGGATTTTGTATACGGGGATCCCATCCGGTTCCTGCCCTGCATGCACATCTACCACATGGATTGCATCGATGATTGGCTGATGCGCTCCTTTACTTGCCCCTCCTGTATGGAGCCTGTGGATGCTGCACTACTCTCATCCTATGAAACCAACTGA